From the Deinococcus metalli genome, the window ATCGAACACCTCGTCCCTGACGACCTGTGGGCGCTGATCGCGCCGCTGTTCCCTGATCCAGCCGTCCCCGCTTCGCGGGGACGGCCTCCTCTTCACCCACGCCGTGTGCTCGCGGGCATCCTGTACCTCCTGCGCTGGGGCCTTCCCTGGCGGCAACTCCCCCTCGCCCTTGGGTGCGGCAGTGGCCGCACGTGTGAGCGCCGCTTCAATGAGTGGCAACGCGCCGGACTGTGGTCACGGCTCCACGTTCGCCTTCTGGAGGCCGCGCACCACGCCGGGCACCTGGACTGGACACGAAGCGCCCTCGACTCCGCAAGCGTGCTGGCGCCCCGGGGCGGTGAGCACACGGGAGCAAATCCGACCGATCGCGGGAAGCGAGGCAGCAAACTGCACGTGTTGATCGATGGCCAGGGGATCCCTCTGGCCATCACGGTCACGGGGGCGAATGTCCACGACTCCAGACAGCTTGAGGCCACCCTGGACGCGGTTCCCCGGGTGCGTAGTGGACGCCGAGGGCGTCCACGATGCCGCCCAGCCAAA encodes:
- a CDS encoding IS5 family transposase translates to MEHLVPDDLWALIAPLFPDPAVPASRGRPPLHPRRVLAGILYLLRWGLPWRQLPLALGCGSGRTCERRFNEWQRAGLWSRLHVRLLEAAHHAGHLDWTRSALDSASVLAPRGGEHTGANPTDRGKRGSKLHVLIDGQGIPLAITVTGANVHDSRQLEATLDAVPRVRSGRRGRPRCRPAKLHADKGYDYPRCRHAIRRRGIQPRIARRGVESKATLGRHRWRVERTLSWLLAFRRLAVRRERCAQRFLSLAHLACAVIVWRALRRNASVPPAGSGPAVPETSGRSA